DNA from Arthrobacter sp. SLBN-112:
ACGGTGAGCTGGGCCGAAGGCTGGCGGACCTGCTCAGCGCCGAAGAAATTGCGTCGCTCGTGGCGCGCTGCGCCCGGTTGCGGATGACACGGCGGTTCCCTGCTCCCAGAGGTGGGATGCCCGCGGTGCCCTGGCCGCTGTTTTAAGGACATCAGGGAGACGGACTTAGCTCTTGCCGGCCAATTCAACGGGCAGTCCACTGCTTCGTCGCCGAGTACTTTTTCTGCAGGAAGGCCCGGCTCGAACGGCGTCTACTTGGACAATTCGGGGCGGCTGCTCCTATCGGGCTGCAGCGCCCATCCTTACCGAGACGAGCACATCGTCACTGCCGTCACCGTTCTCTTCGCCGGAGCCACCGGTGACCTCGGCCAGCGCATTGTTAGCGAACTCCTCCGCGCGTGGCAGGGTATGCAGTACTTCGTCAGCATGTTCAGCGGCGAGGCCGAACTCCATCACGTCAACAACGATCGCTACGGCCCGCATGAGTGGACCTGGGTCCGCGATGTCCTCCAGGCGCACCGGAACGTGACAACGGACGATCGCCGACCCGGGCGCAGTATGAAGGCAGTCAAGGATCTGCGGACTGTGACGTCACCCGCCTCTTTGCCGCATGCTACGGGTCGCCGCCCCGAGGCTGGGCTGCTGCGCGAAGGATTTCCCACCGCGCCGCTCAGTCCTAAGATTGAGGGGCTGGGGCGACGGTGCCGCCACAAGTTTGGCCGGACGTGGTGCCGTGGGCGGCCGCTAACCTGTCATCTCGTCCCGAGCGGATCCGGCAATGAGCACGAAGAATTACGTATTGAGGCGGGCGTCGCTCGCAGTCGTCCTCCTTGTCTCTGGCTGTACCTATTCCAACGATGAGCCCGCACAGCCATCGAGCTCGCCCAGCCCCTTCGCTTCCTTGGAAAATCAGGTCCAGCTGTTCATGGACGAAGGCGCGGTGGCCGCCGTCGTCCAGATCCGCTGGCCCGAGGGCGAGTGGTCCAGGGCCTACGGCGTGCGCGACCTCGAGACCAGGGCGCCGGCTCAGCCCACGGACCGGGCGGAGGTCGCCAGCGTCACCAAGACGATGACGGCCGTGGCCGCGCTGAAGCTCGTGGACGACAACCTCATCAGCCTGGACGATCCCGTGAATGACGTCATTCCCGGGTTTACATCCACGCTTAAGCCTCCGGGTCCCATCACCGTAAGACAGCTGCTGAGCCACACGTCCGGAATGCCCGAGGTCAACGATGCTCTGCCGAAGGATGTTGACTTCCGCCCTGTGCTGAGCCAAACACTCACGATGGAGCGGGGCCTGCAACTGGCAGGGACCCTCCCCTGGACCTCTGCCGATGTCGGGTCTTTCAAGTACTCGAACACCAATTACCTCGCACTCGGCCTCCTCATCCAGACGCTGCGGCACAAGCCCTTCGTCCAAGTACTGCAGGAGGAGGTCTTAGGCCCTCTCGGTTTGAAGAACACCAGCCTGGACCGCATTGACCCTCACGAAGCCGGTCTTTTGCACGGCTACGTGACCCTGCGCGGTGAACGGGTAGACACCACAGACAACACCTTCGCGGTCGGCAACCCGGCCGGCGGCGCTGTCTCCACGATGGAGGACCTGAACCTCCTCATGGCCGGAATATTCCAGGGACGGGCGGTCTCAGCGTCGTCCCTGCGGGAGATGAAGACCAGCCCCAGCTTCCGTCCGTACGGGCTGGGCGTATGGGAGCATGCGGACGGATGCTCGAAAAACTCGCGGCACGAGGGCCGGGGCTCGTTCTGGGAATACCAGACCGTCGTAGTCAGCAGCGGAGACGGGCGGTACCAGGCCGCGATGACAGTCACAACACCACCAATGCCTACCGAGTTAGAGGACCCCTCCACGCGCGACAAGCGCGACTACCTGAACGGCCGAATCGAGTCTTCACTCAACGAGGCATTGGACCGCATCTGCAAGCCGGCCAGCTGAGAAAGGCCGTGCTCGCTCAGACGGCACACCAGGAACGGGAGAACCTGCGCAGGCTCGGGTATCGAACCCTGCTTGCCATTCAATGATGGGGACCGGAACAAGAATCAGCAGATCCGTGGCGGTTCTGTTGCCACCCTAAGGCTGTTTAGATCCCGCCTCCTCCGACTGGTCCTACCCAGCCACTGAACTCTCCTCCTCGCCTCTGGCGCTCATCGTCGTCCTTTCCGCAGCGGAGACAGCGCTTATACAAGCTGCCGTCTTCGGCGTGTTCGACATGCCATTTATGGCTGATATTCAGCTTGCACAACAGGGCCTTCATGGCCTTCTCCCGTCCGCGTATCTGGCAATTTCAATGATGGCCCTCGCGTGACACGGACGGTACTGGCAGTGGCACCACTATGACAGTCCGGCATCGGCCTAGCGCCGGAACCCATGTATGCGCAAGTCGAGATCGCTCTGGCTGCGGCGGATTCGACCACTCCACCTGGCCTTCAGCCGCCTACTCACGAGCGTGAAGAAGCTGGCGGGGTTGTCCGCTAACCAAATCCGCCGCCTCCTCCGGTCGGCCCCAGCCATCCACTCAATCCCAGCCATCTACTGAACTCGCCGCGGCGACGCCCGCCGCCGTGGTCATCGTCGCCCTTGCCGCACCGACGGCAGCGGCTGTAGAGGCTGCCGTCTTCGGCGTGTTCGACATGCCAGTCGTGTTGAATGTTCAGCTTGCACAGCAGTGCCTTGCGCATAACCTTCTCCAATCGCTGCAGCAGCCACTCCGGCAATCCAATGATGGCCCTCGTCCAGTCGCGGCGAAACCAGCAATTGCTAGTTCTCAATGCTGCTGAGGACCAGCAGAGGAAGGCTCAGCCGGGGATGGTGAAGAAGCTGGCCGGGTCGTCGGCGCCCAGGATGTCCTGGTGGAAGGCGATGGCGTCCAGCACTGGATGTCCACGGAGAGGGCAGTAGCCGTCGGCAGGCGGGCGATGACCTGAACAGCGTTGCCTCGGTTTTACCCACCTCACCAAGCGCTAAAGTTGCCGTCTCCCCGCTGGCGCTCATTGTGGTCCTTTCCACAGCGGAGACAGTGCTTATACAAGCTGCCGTCTTCCGCGTGGCTCGGCATGCCAATCGTGCCGTATGTTCGGCTTGCGATCGCCTATCGCATCAGCTGGACACTTCTCGGAGCTTGAACACGATCGAGTCGAAGACGGCGCGTGCCTCCCTTGTCAGCTCCGGATTAATCGATTCGTGGAATTGGACCACCCAGAACATAGCGCGATGGCCGTCCAGATTGACCACCCGGTAGGTTTCCCGCTCAGCAGTGCTCGAGTACCAGCGTGTGCATAGGTTCGAATATCCTGAGTGGACGCAAAACTGACCGTTGTCGCAGGCTTTGATGTCCACGTCGCCCTCCACGGAGTGGTCGAACTCGACCCCGGAGTAATCGCCCACCATGACCTCGACGGGAGGGGTGCTGGCCGTTGACGTCTGCGCCGTCATCGCATCGACGAAGGCCTTGGCCGACGGATTGACCTCCACGAGCGAGCCCTGCCACTTGCATGCGTCCCTCGGCACATGGTTGGAGGGCCACCAACCGACGAAGACCCCCAAGTCATCCGGGTGATCCGGGTCGTCCTTTCCCAGGCCATCGCCGTCTTCACTCACCCAGCCGTCTGGGACGGTGATCTCGAAATTCTCTTTGAAGCTGGTGACGAGGTATGTACCGGGGTCGATGTCGCCGCTGTCCGGCAGCGGTGGGACCGTGGGCACCGGTGGGACCGTGCGAGCCTCCGTAGTTGGTGCGGGGGATGACGTTTCGGTGGCAGTGCACGCCGAAAGGCCGAGGCAAACGGACAACACTGATGTCATGGAGATGAAATCGCGTAGCAGCACCCGCATGGAGGCCTCCAAAGGCAACCCGTATGCTGCGGACGTTACGCCCAGCCAACACTGACCACAAGAGACGCCAGAAGCCAATGCTCCCCTATTTTGGATAACGGGGAACGGATGGTGAATCCCCCCGCTGGGCGACTGTGGTCATCGCCGCTGGTTCGCCATCTCACATTAGTCGTCAAATCGCCAAGTAGCTTCCGATCTCACAACGGACGCCTGTGAGCTGCAGGTCGACTTGGAAGAACTTTCAACAAGGAACAGCGGGATCCCCCGAGGCAAGTGCTTCCGTGCAGAAGGACCGCAGCCAGTTCACTTGGAAGTTCGCGGCGCCGATGGAGGCTATCGGCAAACTGTTCCGCCAGTGGTCCCGCAAGTTGCCAAAAAGCGCTGCCAAAAGCCAGTCGCTGCCCAAGGCTCGACTCATTGCGCGTCCGGGTCCGGTGCGGACAGGTCAGTGGCCAGCTCCTGCGATCCTCCAGGCCAGCTTCAGCGAACTCCCGGTAGCGGCGGGACCAGCGCGCACCCGCTGGGACCAGAACGTTGAACCGCTCAGCAGCCCGGGCGCAACGGCCAGCGACCAACCCCTATGACGCTGGCCAGATGCGGACGCCCCGAATAGGCCAAAAACGCGTTGCGGTGGGACACGAGGACCTCCTGGTTTGT
Protein-coding regions in this window:
- a CDS encoding serine hydrolase domain-containing protein, translating into MSTKNYVLRRASLAVVLLVSGCTYSNDEPAQPSSSPSPFASLENQVQLFMDEGAVAAVVQIRWPEGEWSRAYGVRDLETRAPAQPTDRAEVASVTKTMTAVAALKLVDDNLISLDDPVNDVIPGFTSTLKPPGPITVRQLLSHTSGMPEVNDALPKDVDFRPVLSQTLTMERGLQLAGTLPWTSADVGSFKYSNTNYLALGLLIQTLRHKPFVQVLQEEVLGPLGLKNTSLDRIDPHEAGLLHGYVTLRGERVDTTDNTFAVGNPAGGAVSTMEDLNLLMAGIFQGRAVSASSLREMKTSPSFRPYGLGVWEHADGCSKNSRHEGRGSFWEYQTVVVSSGDGRYQAAMTVTTPPMPTELEDPSTRDKRDYLNGRIESSLNEALDRICKPAS